CATACTTAATAAACACATTACTTAGAAATCCAAACTTaagataattcaaatatttatttttttctttcatctcaaTACGTTTTTCAGgaacaaaattcataaattttaattttggaaaaaataattttcacaaatataaacttatttctattaaaaatttcatatcgATTAAgtgtaaaatcaatttataacaCATAAATAGATGTAATTCTCATTTTACAAATTACtttttacaaatcaatttttttggataaaattaactttaaactttacttctaaacaattttagttaaaaaattttatttttatttttggaaagtgTCAGAAAGAAATTActccaaacaaaatatataatgaaagtTTTATAATAAGGGAAAGGCCTTCCGCAAGAGACTTGGATTTGCAGTGTTTATAGATTTAATACATGCACACATAGAAAATCAACGTACATCCTACACTCGAGGTACATaggtgaaagaaaaagaagaaaagagagagaataaataaaaaagctgATAGATGCAACGAATAATATCCCcccaaaaaagagaaaaaaattgatgaaagtGAATTATGTGTGATCTTTATTTAGCATTGCCGGTGCTTGGATAATTTTTTCCCATAAAattctttcattaaaaataagaaaagaaattaaattattttttgtaaacttatatagataaaaattctcacttatattttttttatattaatatataaactgATTTTAACTGATGAATAAGTCagtttttgttcttaaaaaaatatatatatgaaaacataTCCTAAAGACTAGTGAATTAGCAAAGAGTAATTGAAACAGTAGCTCCTAGAGAGATGCatttgttctgttttgtgtgcaAAGTAAATTGGGCATGAGCTAGCTAGCTAAGGTTAATTTTAAGCAAGAAAAGGGGTTCTCTGAGTGAATCTGTAGAAAAGCAGTTTGGATGGAAAGGTTAAAATTCTTGGAGACATTTAGGCCATGTGATGGCATATAGCCAAGAATATTTCTTAGTCAATTTCTTCATTGACAAGCTTCGAGAAAAGTGCCATCACTGGAAAATAGTTGGAAGCTTGAGAGATGAAATGCAATATTTGGTGAAATATCCTCTTCCCTGCTTATGATTCCAGAAAGAAGACAATGGAGTTGCTAGAATGGTAGACTAGTCCAGTTTAGAGTAGTTACCCAAGGCATTTGTTTCTTATGCACCACtatcttcaattttttctacttttttcaAGATGCAAAATGATGACCTTTCTACATATCACACTTACACTCGGTACTTCATTTTTATGAGGGAACCCCACCACTTAGTACAAGTGGCTGCTCTTGGAGATATGCAAACAAGTATCATTTTTCACTGTCTTTAGAGATCGTTATTAAATGTCATACACACCATCACAAGATGTGACTTCACTattcttttcctcttttaatTTCAGATTctaacagaaaaaataaataaatcattatttacATGAAAATAGATATCCAGAAACAAAAAGAGGGAATAATAAAAACGCACTATTTCCAAAATACACTCATTGCCTTTGTcaaattacaactttttcttttgcagcttctaaataaatttgaaacagGGGAACATTAATATCATCTCCtgcatttttctatttaaatatatgcTATTTGAAAAGGTTCATATTAAAATGACGTTACATTTGGTACTAATCTCTAACAATGAGACTATTATGTATACTCCCTATGAATCAGTATAGCATAAGAATcttcaaatttgttttcaatGATATACCATCCCACAATAAAAGAACTTGAGATGCATGCCTTCTCTTGACAACACTGTCACATAGCATCCATGTTCCATAAAGTAGTATCCTCCACGCTGTCTAACATCCATCCATTCCCTGCGCTCTGAAAATCAAACTGTGGGAAGTCGTAAGTTCCCATGGCCGAAAGGGGATCCATGTTTAGGCCTTCCATGCCATAGTTATTGGTATCAGCATAGCAGTTGTCCTGGTTTGGATAGCTGTAGACATTGTTCTCAAGCACATTCGGAGGACTTTTGGGGTGTTCAGAAATTCCAAGCAGCTGTGAATATGGGAAGGAATCTGGGGATGGATTGATGGGGTTGGACATAGTACCAAGATGATTTGCACCGTCCATAATGAATTCCCTTTGTGGAGGAGATGATGAAAGCATAGAGGGTATATTGAAGCTGCTTGACGTTGAACTCATAGAAGCTTCTCCAGAATTCCCTAAATTCACCATGCTTGTCATGGAACAGTGAGGACTCGGAGAATTGTTCTGTTCCATCTTTTGGAGCAACCTCGGCATCCAAAAACACTTCACGGCATCAATGAATCTCTTGCTTCCAGACTCAATGTTAAGTTGGCGTGCCTGCTTCTGTACCCTTGTTCTCCAATAATTCTTGATCTCATTGTCTGTTCTTCCCGGCAGATGCTGAGCAATTTTTGACCACCTGTCCCCAATGAACAACAGCAAAAGCATGTCAAACTCATTGTGTTTTGTTCAACAAGGCTAATTTTGAGTGCATAAATACTCATTTTTGGGACAGATCAATGAATATCGGTTACCTGTTACCCCACTTGGAATGGAGTTCAAGGATCAAGAGTTGCTCCTGTGGAGTGAGGTTCCCTCTCTTAATGTCTGGTTTTAAATAATTCAGCCATCTGAGTCTGCAGCTTTTTCCAGTCCTCTTCAGCCCTGAGATGTTGGATTGGAATAATGTTAGAAAGGTATAGAACAGTTAGAAGTGAATGAAGTTATTCCTCTAACTTTAAGCGTACGTGGAATCTGTACCTGCACTCTTGGCTAACATATTCCACCGACCTTCACCATGACGAGCAATATAGTGAATGAGCAGGCTGTCTTCTTCAAGAGTCCAAGGTCCTCTTCTCAGCTCACTCTCTTCCTCATTAGAACTCAAATCTCTCTTTGCAATTGTGGACATGGttagtttgtgtttttgtaGTTTTCGACACAGCAAAAGAATTGGTACACAAGTTATAGTTGGTGTTTGCAAGAGCAAAGAAAGTTATGGACGGTTTGAGTATGATACTGCTGAGAAAAAAGTTTAAGCTAACACCAGTAGAGGCAAGCAAATTAGAAATGAGTTTCGGTGAGTGTTTCTACATCATCATCATGggcctatatatatatatatatactcccCACGGAATTTTGTTAAATGGGTTTGGTAGACTAGGGAACAAGAGGCTATACGTTAGCTCTTGGAATAACCGAAGTTGTGAGTGATTATATTATTATGCCCTTTTTCAAAATAGGTCCCACCCCACTATTCCTTAGTTATGCAAAACACCCTGAACAAAGACGCTAAATTGCAAGTGTTAACAAAACACACCCACCTGTCCATTGCACCATTATATATCTCCCACTAAACAAACATCATATAATCTAAAAATCCGCTAATAAAGGAGGGAATATATTAAGGTTATGCTGTTAACTATGGAAGTTGATTAACTAACTTGGAACTGGGCAAATCAAAGACTTTTTCCTCTACNCTCACCACAAGATTTTGGAGAATTGACCATGTAAATATTGATCGTGCAAAAATTAGCTGCGGAATATTTTGATCGTAAAGCAcggcgtttttttttttttttgttccttgGGGTGCACCTTTTTGCTGTAAGAATCGATTCAGGATTGCAGAATCCAAGAGAAACACGCCAAAGATTCTTTCTTAAGTATACATGTATCCCATGTTAATGACTAAAGAAAATCTCCATATACTAATTAGAGTctgttatattcttttttaacttttagagAATCCAGTATCCATCTGTCGTAATATATCTGAACGAGAAACCAATGTTCTAGATAAAAATTACGTTTTCAAGAAAGGAAATTTTAACCCACATATATCTCTAACGGCATGCCTTTTTTCCAGTCTAGGGTAATACTTTATACAGCAGTAGAANAACCAGAAATTCTTGTCACATATCATTCTTTGCCATTAGATTCTCCTCTCAATCTATACACTGCTACGTTACTACTCTACATAATGATTGTATTTTTCTGATTCTGAGAGAGTTCTCTCTCAAAAGTTGTCCTTTGCATCATTGTTCAAGTAAGTGGTCTTCACTTTTTTTGTAATCACACAGTTGTGTTACCATGCTTGTTTTTTTCCTGCGCAGAAAAAAGACTCTTTAGAAAAGTAACTACACTTCCTTTCCCTTACCATTATGTACTCCTTACGTATTTCGCTCATTCTCCGAACTATATTGCCCTCAGGAGTTAAACCGTTAATAATTAGTACAATTCCTTGTCTCAGTTACGTTATATATTGAGAATATGTatcaacattatttttaagagtTTAAGTCTCAACCAATAAAATCCCAttaagtcttaaaaaattacCACTCATATAAAagcatacaaaataattaaaaataattgttgacATAGTTTTTCAGTAATTACCGTAAGTTAACAGATATATCCTATATTGATCTAGTAATTCTTTATATTATCTGTGCATGTAATAATTGATCTACTGGGTAAATGGTTAAAGGATATTTTAGGTGTTTCTCTTAACATTTTAAGGTTAGCCTCTGAGGTGCCCCAAACTTCAATAATGGAGCTTTATATGTAAATTCGTAGTTAGTACAGGGAAAAAAAGTCACTTTCGATTGAACTGTGTAAGAATTTAACATGAGATGATTAGGATTTTTGGCTTAAGTAGGTTGCAGAGCTCTATATGCTTTTAATGTGTGTTGAAATAGgataattatctttttcttgaagataaGGTCAGTATCTTTAGGTGGCTAAGTAGCTGTTTTGAATTGGTGCCTAGCTGATAAAGAGGTTATTGATGTTGTTGGAGGTTGTTTTGGATCTTTCCTGGCCTATAGATCATGTATTAGGTTTagaataagatatttttaaaatagttaagttGTTTTAGCAAGTTTTCTTAGTATTTTTTGTCCTTAACACTTGTTGACCAGATTGtaaagataaatgattttgaacTTTAAATTTCTGACTTACTCGGAGGACAGAGCTGCATGTATAGTATTATTTTTGTGGTGTGATTTTGCAATTATAGTTTTATAGTTTGGGTACAATAATTGAAACTagttttttactaaaatttcttggtacttgaaaaataattgtaacTTAAATTAGAAAGAAGTGGCGAAAGTATATGAACAGATTCAGATGTAACAGAATGTTTGAGTTGAGGGTGTTGTAAAATGACAGCTCATGATCTGAATATGTGTAGAAAAGTGTATTTACATTTAATGTTTAACAGTGTTTGATGACGAGAacaatatatgttttgttaatatgaaaagaaaagagactgAAGAAAAACTAGAAGTTGAAAAGAATGGATGGAGAATGTGGTGTGTTTTGCAAGTATTTCTATATAAGTAACGTGTTTGACTGAGGAAGAGAAAAGGGAAGTGAAAAGAAGATGACAGTGTAGAGATACATACAATGTAAGAGCATGGCGAGCGGTGGGGAAGAAGCACGTCAGCAACTATATGTTAGTTTGGTCAGAAAGTGGGGACATTACGTTTGTCTCGGCCAGCCAGctgtttccatttttttctcccatCTATTCTCGCGTGCTTCTGTTAACTACATTTTTAAACACATGCAACGATTTCATTCAAATCCAcgtttataagtattttaactTTCATCAATTTCGTTTCTCTGCACTGCATTTTTATTTAGGAAATAAAGAggataaattgaaattttaaaagatcaAGAAAGGGTAAAAGGGTAAAGACCATGAGCATACACCACAAAAGTTTCATCGATCAATTTGGAGTAACACTAGCTTGACACGCAAATGTGGCTAATAACCTCATTTGACATGTCAAATatcattcaattttaaaattataggaTTTAGATTTACAGctaaattattttcaatcatCTTCTTTGGGGGTATGAGTGCTTTCATTGctgtatttctttttaaaattattctttcttATAAGAGAGTTTATTAGAAcagattatatatatgtaatctTAACTCAAATCatataagaaatttatataacttttaattttttcatttctgtCCAAGTTGacttaaatttacattttaatcatTTCCAACATACTTTTACAAAcaattatactaatttaatcTAAACTTTGTATCAATTTAATTCCAGTGTTGTGATCTTAAAAGAAAGCTAAGATATCACATTTTTCCACCATATTTACTTACTCTTTTAAAGTTGTATTACATAAtaacttttacataaatataattcataGGGTCTTAACTTGGAGAGACtttctacaaaattttaaatcacttaatcaattattttaatttctttaactAATCAAATctgttatattaataattaattctttgTCTAAACATAGTACTTTTTAGATGTATCaccattaatatattaatttaaatacaaaattaactcacagttataataatttaataaaaaattatcctaatttaattttatatatatattatggtatGTTTTGGGCcgatgttatatatttttttgagttttgtGTGCCTTAACACTCATTTTTGTAATCAtttgtctttaaattatttatcatttactTTCAAAAGCAATATGATgctaaagttaataaaaattatggtAGTTTAGTACtattgtttaataaatataattactcacctttttacttcaaatttgtatttatatattttaggatgagttttgaatttctaatttcttaatGTGATCTAATTGATGTTAATAATGTTTTGTTGCAAACTAATTTCCATCAAACTTAATCATCGTTGTTTAAAGAATAACCGTTCGATTTGTATGTATAATCTCTCGATAtcttaaatgatattttgatgtttttaaatGTAAACGGTCCCATCCTGAATTAATCAaacaatcatataataaatatgttctatcaaaataaataaatagtagaTGAAGGTGtacaataaaatgtatttaatatgTACGTttaccatttctctcttttaccTTATTAACTAATAAAGtgtcataattgtttttttaagataaCTATTAAtgaatagttatatatatatatatatatatatatatatatatatatatatatatatatatatatataaattagagaaggtcaaatatacaaaatttattaaaattaaaaaatatatattgattttatgtgcataaagaaaatgagaagacaAAGCCCCATCACAGACAAAGAAGCTCCGTCACTGATGGGATTTGTATTGTTATTTAATTGTAgtctatcatatatatatatatatatatatatatatatatatatatatatatatatatatatatatatatattataaaacaagtttttaacaccacaaaatatattttgaagatcaTGCTATCCATATTAACTGCACAAACTATCTATATTCTCATATGAATGGAATTCGAGAAAGNAAGATAACAAGGTAT
This genomic interval from Vigna radiata var. radiata cultivar VC1973A chromosome 8, Vradiata_ver6, whole genome shotgun sequence contains the following:
- the LOC106771280 gene encoding transcription factor MYB62, whose translation is MSTIAKRDLSSNEEESELRRGPWTLEEDSLLIHYIARHGEGRWNMLAKSAGLKRTGKSCRLRWLNYLKPDIKRGNLTPQEQLLILELHSKWGNRWSKIAQHLPGRTDNEIKNYWRTRVQKQARQLNIESGSKRFIDAVKCFWMPRLLQKMEQNNSPSPHCSMTSMVNLGNSGEASMSSTSSSFNIPSMLSSSPPQREFIMDGANHLGTMSNPINPSPDSFPYSQLLGISEHPKSPPNVLENNVYSYPNQDNCYADTNNYGMEGLNMDPLSAMGTYDFPQFDFQSAGNGWMLDSVEDTTLWNMDAM